In the Wyeomyia smithii strain HCP4-BCI-WySm-NY-G18 chromosome 2, ASM2978416v1, whole genome shotgun sequence genome, one interval contains:
- the LOC129725560 gene encoding UDP-glucosyltransferase 2-like, translating into MVPSVDRMKSCSFLLSIAVIVAATVLFPDEVESAKILCFFPSPSKSHVLGPQRLLKNLANRGHEVTMVSEFPLTKPVKNYRDIYVQAENEFAAIMAEVMQGGNQSMITMIPTAIKASLEYTNKSLNSPQFQQLIREERFDLVILGFFMNDFIVGVGPLLKCPTILYYSAGLSELVNVVGNPREIASVPQAHLGRKSSMTFFDRLMNVVLNLMETLFHTYIQYQSRIYYRNNFPSEKGFPSYEEAKLNVSLLMYNSHFTQTSPRPLLPNAIEVGGLQIKPEPDPLPEEIQAWLDGAEEHGAIFLSFGSNLKSSTLQQEKLEAIIGTLGKLKQRVIWKWDTDRMPGKPANVLVGKWLPQDDILAHTNLKLFITHGGQGSVTEAMYHGVPIVGIPIMADQDTNAAQVVRDGWGEVVPFDELTEAKLTAAVQRVLSDGKYSERVKQIATLFRDRPHSALDLATYWVEYVVRHKGAKHLHYLGADLNFMQRSLIDVAAFVAVALYVIYKLSRFTLGKIKKVVCGRIRRENKLKFN; encoded by the exons ATGGTGCCATCAGTGGACAGAATGAAATCCTGCAGCTTTTTACTATCGATCGCAGTGATCGTTGCTGCGACTGTTCTTTTCCCAGATGAGGTGGAATCGGCAAAAATTTTGTGCTTCTTTCCATCGCCAAGCAAATCGCACGTCTTGGGACCCCAGAGGTTGCTCAAGAACCTAGCCAATCGAGGTCATGAG GTCACTATGGTTAGTGAGTTTCCATTGACGAAACCAGTGAAAAACTATCGAGACATTTACGTACAAGCTGAGAATGAATTCGCAGCTATTATGGCAGAAGTAATGCAGGGTGGCAATCAAAGTATGATCACCATGATACCCACAGCAATCAAAGCTTCCCTTGAGTATACCAATAAGAGTTTGAATTCGCCCCAGTTTCAGCAGTTGATAAGGGAGGAGCGATTCGACCTCGTCATTCTGGGCTTCTTCATGAACGATTTTATCGTTGGTGTGGGGCCACTGTTGAAGTGTCCCACGATTCTTTACTACTCCGCTGGACTTAGCGAGCTTGTAAACGTGGTTGGAAATCCACGGGAAATTGCTTCCGTGCCACAAGCACATCTTGGAAGAAAAAGTTCGATGACTTTTTTCGATCGGCTGATGaatgttgttttaaatttgatggaaaCATTATTTCACACGTACATTCAGTACCAATCGAGGATATACTATCG TAACAATTTTCCATCGGAGAAAGGTTTCCCGTCCTATGAAGAAGCCAAACTGAACGTGTCACTGCTGATGTACAATTCCCACTTCACCCAAACTTCTCCTCGACCTTTGCTACCGAATGCAATCGAAGTTGGAGGTCTGCAAATAAAACCTGAACCCGATCCACTGCCGGAGGAAATCCAAGCATGGTTGGATGGCGCGGAAGAGCATGGAGCGATTTTCTTGAGTTTCGGTTCGAATCTGAAAAGCTCAACGCTTCAGCAGGAAAAACTTGAGGCAATCATTGGCACTCTCGGTAAGCTGAAGCAACGCGTGATTTGGAAGTGGGACACGGATCGGATGCCTGGTAAGCCAGCGAATGTGCTGGTTGGTAAATGGCTGCCGCAGGATGACATCTTGGCGCATACAAatctgaaactttttatcaccCACGGCGGCCAGGGTAGCGTAACGGAGGCGATGTACCACGGGGTACCGATCGTAGGAATTCCCATTATGGCCGATCAGGACACCAACGCGGCACAAGTGGTTCGCGACGGCTGGGGTGAAGTGGTTCCGTTTGACGAACTGACCGAAGCGAAACTGACGGCTGCCGTTCAGCGGGTGCTGAGCGATGGAAAGTACTCCGAGAGGGTGAAACAAATCGCCACTTTGTTCAGGGATCGACCGCACAGTGCGTTAGATTTGGCCACCTACTGGGTGGAGTATGTGGTGCGCCACAAGGGTGCGAAACATTTACACTACCTGGGGGCGGACTTGAATTTTATGCAACGCAGTTTGATCGACGTTGCAGCGTTTGTGGCAGTTGCGTTGTACGTGATTTACAAGCTGTCGCGCTTTACTTTgggcaaaatcaaaaaagttgtCTGCGGTAGGATACGAagggaaaataaattgaaatttaattaa